Proteins found in one Erythrobacter sp. 3-20A1M genomic segment:
- the cysT gene encoding sulfate ABC transporter permease subunit CysT, whose amino-acid sequence MASLAAPLPGQDLARRQERDVAPAPKRDRSRRARKSIIPGFRLTMGFTIGWLSLIVLIPVSLIFVRSAGMGWDAFVEVAFSPRAVAAYRVSFGTALAAACINGVFGLLIAWVFTRYSFPGKRVFDALIDLPFALPTAVAGIALTAIYANNGWLGEPLARYGIEVAYNPVGITIALIFIGLPFIVRSVEPVLADLGSDVEEAALSLGAKPWQVFVRVIFPAIMPALLTGFALALARGVGEYGSVIFIAGNMPFKSEIAPLLIVTQLEQYNIDGATAIALVMLAISFSMLLLINMVQAWSRQRMAA is encoded by the coding sequence ATGGCCTCGCTCGCCGCCCCGCTCCCCGGCCAGGACCTTGCGCGACGGCAGGAGCGGGACGTCGCGCCTGCCCCGAAGCGCGATCGGTCGCGCCGGGCGAGGAAGTCGATCATTCCCGGTTTCCGGCTGACGATGGGCTTTACCATCGGCTGGCTGTCGCTGATCGTGCTGATTCCGGTCTCGCTCATCTTCGTGCGTTCGGCGGGCATGGGCTGGGACGCGTTCGTCGAGGTGGCGTTCTCGCCCCGCGCGGTCGCGGCCTACCGGGTCAGCTTCGGCACCGCGCTGGCCGCGGCGTGTATCAACGGCGTGTTCGGCCTGCTGATCGCCTGGGTGTTCACCCGCTACAGCTTTCCCGGCAAGCGCGTGTTCGACGCGCTGATCGACCTGCCGTTTGCCCTGCCGACGGCGGTCGCGGGCATCGCGCTGACGGCGATCTACGCGAACAATGGCTGGCTCGGCGAACCGCTCGCCCGATACGGCATCGAGGTCGCCTACAATCCTGTGGGCATTACCATCGCGCTGATCTTCATCGGACTGCCGTTCATCGTCCGGTCGGTCGAGCCCGTGCTGGCGGACCTCGGTTCGGACGTGGAGGAAGCGGCGCTCTCGCTGGGCGCAAAGCCGTGGCAGGTGTTCGTGCGCGTCATCTTCCCCGCGATCATGCCGGCCCTGCTGACCGGTTTCGCGCTGGCGCTGGCGCGCGGCGTCGGGGAATACGGTTCGGTCATCTTCATCGCGGGCAACATGCCCTTCAAGTCCGAGATCGCGCCGCTGCTGATCGTCACGCAGCTCGAACAGTACAATATCGACGGGGCGACTGCGATCGCCCTGGTGATGCTGGCCATCTCCTTCTCCATGCTCCTGCTCATCAACATGGTGCAGGCGTGGAGCCGTCAGAGGATGGCCGCATGA
- a CDS encoding sulfate ABC transporter substrate-binding protein, with amino-acid sequence MRSFRLATILSIGAAIAACTPSSSGDAAAGDTGKSVELLNVSYDPTRELYEAINPKFKDSWKKTTGQEVTINMSHGGSGKQARAIIDGLDADVATLALAYDIDEIAGQSDALSPGWQSRLPQNSAPYTSTIVFLVRKGNPKGIRDWDDLIKPGVAVITPNPKTSGGARWNFLAAWAYAARKNGGEKGAQEFVTRLFKNVPVLDSGARGATTTFSERGIGDVLLAWENEAFLAQKELGKDKFEIVVPSVSILAEPPVAVLDGNAKRHGTEKVAEAYLKFLYTPEAQDIIGANFYRPTGAAAKAKYASQFPQIDLVTIDGEFGGWQAAQKKFFADGGVFDRIFEQRR; translated from the coding sequence ATGCGATCCTTTCGCCTTGCCACGATCCTTTCCATCGGGGCGGCCATCGCCGCCTGTACGCCTTCTTCCTCCGGGGACGCCGCCGCTGGCGACACCGGAAAGTCGGTCGAACTGCTGAACGTCTCCTACGACCCGACCCGCGAGTTGTACGAAGCGATCAACCCGAAGTTCAAAGATAGCTGGAAGAAGACCACCGGGCAGGAGGTGACGATCAACATGAGCCACGGCGGTTCGGGCAAACAGGCCCGGGCCATCATCGACGGGCTCGATGCCGATGTCGCCACGCTCGCGCTGGCTTACGATATCGACGAGATCGCGGGGCAGTCCGACGCGCTGTCGCCTGGATGGCAATCGCGGTTGCCGCAGAATAGCGCGCCCTACACCTCGACCATCGTGTTTCTGGTCCGGAAGGGCAATCCGAAGGGCATTCGCGACTGGGACGATCTGATAAAGCCGGGTGTCGCCGTCATTACCCCCAATCCGAAGACCAGCGGCGGTGCCCGCTGGAACTTCCTTGCCGCATGGGCCTACGCCGCCAGGAAAAATGGAGGCGAGAAGGGCGCGCAGGAATTCGTTACGCGGCTGTTCAAGAACGTGCCGGTGCTCGACAGCGGGGCGCGGGGTGCGACCACGACCTTCTCCGAACGCGGGATCGGCGACGTGCTGCTCGCGTGGGAGAACGAGGCGTTCCTCGCGCAGAAGGAGCTGGGCAAGGACAAGTTCGAGATCGTCGTCCCGTCGGTCTCCATCCTGGCCGAACCGCCGGTCGCCGTGCTGGACGGCAACGCGAAGCGCCACGGTACCGAAAAGGTGGCGGAAGCCTACCTCAAGTTCCTCTACACCCCGGAGGCGCAGGACATTATCGGCGCGAATTTCTACCGCCCGACCGGCGCGGCGGCGAAAGCGAAATACGCTAGCCAGTTCCCGCAGATCGACCTCGTCACCATCGATGGCGAATTCGGCGGCTGGCAGGCGGCGCAGAAGAAGTTCTTCGCCGACGGCGGCGTGTTCGACCGTATCTTCGAGCAGCGGCGCTGA
- a CDS encoding Rrf2 family transcriptional regulator: MISNKARYAFRALVAIAEAPAGEAMASADIARRYAIPHKFLEQILLDLRKAGILESRRGKSGGYTMLRPADTVTFGEVLRLFEGPLAPLPCLSRQAYRQCEDCVDERTCLIRREFGRAYDASRAVLDNRTIGDALSEGRQQGDEIRRSA; this comes from the coding sequence ATGATCTCGAACAAGGCCCGTTATGCGTTTCGTGCCCTCGTGGCGATCGCGGAAGCGCCCGCCGGCGAGGCGATGGCGAGTGCCGACATCGCGCGCCGCTACGCCATTCCCCACAAGTTCCTGGAGCAGATCCTGCTCGATCTGCGCAAGGCCGGCATTCTGGAGAGCCGTCGCGGCAAGAGCGGGGGCTACACCATGCTGCGCCCCGCGGATACGGTGACGTTCGGGGAAGTGCTGCGCCTGTTCGAGGGGCCATTGGCTCCCCTTCCGTGCCTCTCTCGCCAGGCATACCGCCAGTGCGAAGATTGCGTGGACGAGCGGACCTGCCTCATCCGGCGCGAGTTCGGACGCGCCTACGACGCCAGCCGCGCGGTGCTGGACAACCGCACGATCGGCGACGCGTTGAGCGAAGGCCGGCAACAGGGCGATGAGATAAGGCGGTCCGCATAA
- a CDS encoding SLC13 family permease, producing MGFEQAAIVAILCGMLLAFASERWRVETVALVGLALGLISGVVPIGSVFQGFSSPAVITVVEILLVVSVLTRSRVIDDFARRLAASVSSESALLAVLCLSAATVSIFMNNIGALALMFPVALSLSHRLGVAPGRILMALSFSTLLGGMCSLTGTPANLAVNQWLMTQTGRGMGYFELAKVGLPLVLAGVLWLVLASPRLFARFGNDAGPADGPGLQQIQLAPRIVASSSAVAGESILAIEQRAGIVIHDVLRDGKHVFARREAIRVQAGDNLLVEGSHDEIEALEELGLYRARVLEADEMVIDGVVMPESLIVGSRVEDLVALSGDAVAVDGLVSRRGRVEGRFEDLQFSTGDVVSLSGRSEDIRALAHDAGFLLLSPRRPSEPPLRRGFGVGLFAAGVLASALGLVPVEIAFGGVVLALLLVGALDLRRALTEINWRIVILLACMIPLGIAVETTGAARILAGILVSGLPSEQPAFIIGTVLLCGVAMTPFIDNVSTAVILSPIAGELSVRTGTPLEPLLIAVAISASIDFLTPIGHHNNAIVMGAGGYRFGEFARLGAPLTAICLVLAVVILTLMA from the coding sequence ATGGGCTTCGAACAAGCGGCAATAGTTGCGATCCTGTGCGGTATGCTCCTCGCCTTCGCATCCGAGCGTTGGCGCGTAGAGACGGTGGCGCTCGTAGGCCTGGCTCTCGGCCTTATCAGCGGCGTGGTGCCTATCGGGTCCGTCTTTCAGGGCTTCTCCAGTCCGGCCGTGATCACCGTGGTGGAAATCCTTCTCGTCGTCTCGGTGCTGACGCGGAGCAGGGTGATCGACGATTTCGCGCGTCGATTGGCGGCGAGCGTCTCATCGGAGAGCGCGCTGCTGGCGGTGCTATGCCTCTCGGCCGCGACGGTGTCCATTTTCATGAACAATATCGGCGCGTTGGCGCTGATGTTTCCCGTGGCGCTTTCGCTCAGCCACCGGTTGGGGGTCGCGCCGGGACGTATCCTCATGGCCCTGTCGTTCTCGACCTTGCTGGGGGGGATGTGCTCGCTGACCGGCACGCCGGCCAACCTCGCCGTGAACCAGTGGCTGATGACGCAAACCGGCCGCGGCATGGGCTATTTCGAATTGGCGAAGGTCGGTTTGCCGCTCGTTCTGGCAGGGGTCCTGTGGCTGGTCCTCGCCTCGCCGCGGCTGTTCGCCCGGTTTGGAAACGACGCCGGACCAGCTGACGGTCCGGGCTTGCAGCAGATCCAACTCGCCCCGCGCATCGTGGCCTCTTCGAGCGCGGTGGCGGGGGAGAGTATCCTCGCGATCGAGCAGCGCGCCGGGATCGTCATCCATGATGTATTGCGCGATGGAAAACACGTTTTCGCGCGTCGCGAAGCGATCCGGGTGCAGGCGGGCGACAACCTGCTGGTCGAAGGAAGTCACGATGAGATCGAGGCGCTGGAAGAACTCGGGCTCTATCGGGCGAGGGTTTTGGAGGCCGACGAGATGGTGATCGATGGCGTGGTGATGCCCGAGAGCCTGATCGTGGGCTCGCGCGTTGAAGACCTGGTGGCGCTTTCGGGGGACGCCGTCGCGGTCGATGGCCTCGTTAGTCGACGCGGGCGTGTCGAGGGGCGGTTCGAGGACCTGCAATTCTCCACCGGCGACGTCGTGAGCCTGTCGGGGCGCAGCGAAGACATTCGCGCCCTCGCGCACGATGCCGGCTTCCTGCTGCTCTCGCCCCGTCGGCCGAGCGAACCGCCCCTGCGCCGGGGATTCGGCGTTGGCCTTTTCGCGGCCGGCGTATTGGCAAGTGCGCTGGGCCTCGTGCCGGTAGAGATCGCGTTCGGCGGTGTGGTTCTTGCCCTGCTCCTCGTCGGAGCGCTCGACCTGCGCCGGGCGCTGACCGAGATAAACTGGCGGATCGTCATCCTGCTCGCCTGCATGATCCCTCTCGGCATCGCGGTCGAGACCACCGGCGCGGCGCGTATTCTGGCGGGAATCCTCGTTTCCGGGCTTCCCAGCGAGCAACCCGCCTTCATCATCGGGACAGTGCTGCTGTGCGGTGTGGCGATGACGCCGTTCATCGACAACGTGTCGACGGCGGTGATCCTCAGCCCCATCGCGGGCGAATTGTCGGTGCGGACCGGTACGCCGCTGGAGCCCCTGCTGATTGCGGTCGCTATCTCGGCGTCGATCGATTTTCTCACCCCGATCGGGCATCACAACAATGCGATCGTGATGGGGGCAGGCGGATACCGGTTCGGTGAATTCGCCAGGCTGGGTGCGCCGTTGACAGCGATCTGTCTGGTCCTGGCGGTCGTTATTCTGACGCTGATGGCCTAG
- a CDS encoding enoyl-CoA hydratase-related protein — translation MSGYETIRVEYDGALAVLTLNRPDRMNAVTPASIDEFRGALGEIPGKGARALVITGAGRGFCAGADLGGRDMGGNTKPGDATYRSLQEHYNPAMLALASLEIPVVTAVNGAAAGIGCSLALLGDLVIAARSAYFLQAFVNIGLVPDGGSTWLLPRMIGIPRAMEAMLLGERISAEQAEQWGLINRCVEDESVLNEAKAIANRLANGPTIAIGQIRQMVRSSQSMNLADALEQEADAQRIAANSADFAEGVMAFQAKRAPEFRGE, via the coding sequence ATGAGCGGTTACGAAACGATTCGGGTCGAATACGATGGGGCGCTGGCCGTGCTGACGCTCAATCGACCCGACCGGATGAACGCCGTCACGCCCGCTTCGATCGACGAATTCCGCGGTGCTCTGGGTGAGATTCCGGGCAAAGGCGCGCGCGCACTCGTCATCACCGGCGCGGGGCGTGGTTTCTGCGCCGGTGCCGACCTGGGCGGGCGCGATATGGGTGGCAACACGAAGCCGGGCGATGCCACGTATCGTTCGCTGCAAGAGCATTACAATCCGGCGATGCTGGCGCTTGCCTCTCTCGAGATACCGGTCGTAACGGCGGTGAACGGGGCAGCTGCGGGCATCGGGTGCTCGCTCGCCCTGCTGGGCGATCTCGTGATCGCCGCCCGGTCAGCCTATTTCCTTCAGGCCTTCGTCAATATCGGCCTCGTACCCGATGGGGGCTCGACCTGGCTGCTCCCGCGCATGATCGGCATTCCGCGCGCCATGGAAGCGATGCTTCTGGGAGAGCGGATCTCCGCCGAGCAGGCCGAACAATGGGGCCTGATCAATCGCTGCGTCGAGGACGAGAGCGTGCTGAACGAGGCTAAGGCTATCGCCAACCGCCTCGCCAACGGTCCCACAATCGCGATCGGGCAGATTCGCCAGATGGTCCGCAGTTCCCAGAGCATGAACCTGGCGGACGCCTTGGAACAGGAGGCTGATGCGCAGCGGATCGCGGCCAACAGCGCGGATTTCGCGGAGGGCGTCATGGCTTTCCAGGCGAAGCGCGCCCCTGAATTCCGGGGCGAATGA
- a CDS encoding MaoC family dehydratase — MPGLYFEEFEEGQSFDHAFSRTVTEHDNISFSLMTLNPQPLHIDADFASRTEFGKPLFNSLYTLGIMIGMTVYDTTLGTTVANLGMNDVTFPKPVFAGDTLKAHTKVLSLRPSKSRPGQGIVEFEHTATNQHGDVVARCTRAALMMGGKGEGAAGS; from the coding sequence ATGCCGGGGTTGTATTTCGAGGAATTCGAGGAAGGGCAAAGCTTCGACCACGCCTTCTCCCGCACCGTGACCGAACACGACAATATCAGCTTCAGCCTGATGACGCTGAATCCGCAGCCGCTGCATATCGATGCCGATTTCGCCAGCCGGACCGAGTTCGGCAAGCCACTGTTCAACAGCCTCTACACGCTTGGCATCATGATCGGCATGACGGTGTACGACACCACGCTTGGTACCACGGTCGCCAATCTTGGCATGAACGACGTCACTTTCCCCAAACCGGTCTTCGCTGGAGACACGCTGAAAGCGCATACCAAGGTTCTATCCCTGCGGCCGAGCAAGTCCCGCCCGGGGCAGGGGATCGTGGAGTTCGAACATACCGCGACCAACCAGCATGGCGATGTGGTCGCGCGTTGTACCCGTGCGGCGCTGATGATGGGCGGGAAGGGCGAAGGCGCGGCGGGCAGCTAG
- a CDS encoding acyl-CoA dehydrogenase family protein, with the protein MDDDTFQMLRDTVRRFVNERLIPAEDRVEEEDEVPAEIVDEMREMGLFGLSIPEEFGGLGLTMSEEIRIMFELGRTASAFRSVFGTNVGIGSQGILIDGTEEQKAHWLPRLASGEISSSFALTEPEAGSDAGSVRTTAIKDGDNYRLNGTKRYITNAPRAGIFTVMARTDPETPGAKGVSAFIVPADTPGLTVGKVDKKMGQKGTKTCDVMFDDALVPAANIIGGEPGRGFKTAMKVLDRGRINIAASACGMADRLVEESVTYAAQRKQFGQEIGTFQLVQGMIADSRTEAYAAWCMARDIARRFDEGERAAGDVAATKYFATEALGRIADRAVQVHGGAGYMREYKVERFYRDVRLLRIYEGTSQIQQTIIAKTLLREAGLKV; encoded by the coding sequence ATGGACGACGATACCTTTCAGATGCTGCGCGACACCGTGCGGCGCTTCGTCAACGAACGGCTGATTCCGGCCGAGGACCGTGTCGAGGAAGAGGACGAGGTTCCCGCCGAAATCGTCGACGAAATGCGCGAAATGGGGCTTTTCGGCCTGTCGATCCCGGAGGAATTCGGCGGGCTCGGCCTGACGATGTCCGAAGAAATCCGCATAATGTTCGAACTTGGGCGCACGGCGTCCGCATTCCGCTCCGTCTTCGGTACCAATGTCGGCATCGGCAGCCAGGGTATCCTGATCGACGGCACCGAGGAGCAGAAGGCCCACTGGCTACCCAGGCTGGCAAGCGGCGAGATCAGCTCCAGCTTCGCGCTGACCGAGCCGGAGGCCGGATCGGATGCAGGCTCGGTCAGGACCACCGCGATCAAGGACGGCGACAACTACCGCCTCAACGGGACCAAGCGCTACATCACCAACGCGCCGCGCGCCGGGATATTCACCGTGATGGCGCGGACCGATCCCGAAACACCGGGGGCGAAGGGCGTTTCCGCCTTCATCGTGCCCGCCGACACGCCGGGCCTGACCGTGGGCAAGGTGGACAAGAAGATGGGGCAGAAGGGGACCAAGACCTGCGACGTCATGTTCGACGACGCGCTGGTCCCGGCCGCGAATATCATCGGCGGAGAGCCGGGCCGCGGTTTCAAGACCGCGATGAAGGTGCTCGATCGCGGGCGCATCAACATCGCGGCGAGCGCGTGCGGCATGGCCGACCGGCTGGTCGAGGAAAGCGTGACCTACGCCGCGCAGCGCAAGCAGTTCGGGCAGGAGATCGGCACGTTCCAGCTGGTCCAGGGCATGATCGCCGACAGCCGGACCGAAGCCTACGCCGCGTGGTGCATGGCGCGCGACATCGCGCGCCGCTTCGACGAGGGCGAGCGCGCCGCGGGCGACGTCGCTGCAACCAAGTATTTCGCCACCGAGGCACTGGGCCGGATCGCCGACCGCGCGGTGCAGGTCCATGGCGGCGCGGGCTACATGCGCGAATACAAGGTGGAGCGCTTCTATCGCGATGTGCGCCTGCTGCGCATCTACGAAGGCACCAGCCAGATCCAGCAGACCATCATCGCCAAGACCCTCCTGCGCGAGGCCGGACTGAAGGTCTGA
- the arsC gene encoding arsenate reductase (glutaredoxin) (This arsenate reductase requires both glutathione and glutaredoxin to convert arsenate to arsenite, after which the efflux transporter formed by ArsA and ArsB can extrude the arsenite from the cell, providing resistance.) produces the protein MKATIWHNPKCGTSRNTLAILQDRDGVEVEVIEYLKNPPTAEKLAQLYRNAGITPNEGLRLRGTDAQERGLPDADADEVLAAMAADPILIERPLVETDKGVRLCRPKERVEEIL, from the coding sequence ATGAAAGCGACCATCTGGCATAACCCTAAATGCGGCACTTCGCGCAACACGCTGGCGATCCTGCAGGACCGCGACGGCGTGGAGGTCGAGGTGATCGAGTATCTGAAGAACCCACCCACCGCCGAAAAGCTCGCCCAGCTCTATCGGAATGCCGGGATCACCCCGAACGAGGGGTTGCGCCTGCGCGGCACCGATGCGCAGGAGCGCGGCCTGCCCGATGCCGACGCGGACGAAGTACTCGCGGCGATGGCGGCCGACCCGATCCTGATCGAGCGGCCGCTGGTCGAAACCGACAAGGGGGTGCGCCTATGCCGCCCCAAGGAGCGGGTCGAGGAAATCCTGTAA
- a CDS encoding (2Fe-2S)-binding protein — translation MSKMTVNGRPVEYLLDPETPLLWALRDASNLTGTKYGCGVGDCGACMVLVDGAALRSCLITIAEAEGREVTTIEGLSRDRSHPVQQALVAEQAIQCGFCTPGIAIAGAALLQRNSNPSEAEIKEAIPNLCRCGVYPRLVRAMQRAGRVARRRETISAAPAPGITSEDAAQAVPAMTTPAKEEPR, via the coding sequence ATGTCGAAGATGACGGTCAACGGGCGACCGGTAGAATACCTCCTCGATCCCGAGACACCGCTGCTGTGGGCATTGCGCGACGCCTCCAACCTGACGGGCACCAAATATGGCTGCGGGGTGGGCGATTGCGGCGCGTGCATGGTGCTGGTCGACGGCGCGGCGCTCAGGAGCTGCCTCATCACCATTGCCGAGGCGGAGGGGCGCGAAGTCACTACGATCGAGGGGCTGAGCCGTGACCGGTCGCATCCGGTGCAACAGGCCCTGGTGGCGGAACAGGCGATCCAGTGCGGGTTCTGCACGCCGGGGATCGCGATCGCCGGGGCGGCGCTGCTGCAGCGCAATTCGAACCCGTCCGAAGCCGAGATCAAGGAAGCGATTCCCAACTTGTGCCGCTGCGGCGTCTATCCGCGGCTGGTACGCGCGATGCAGCGCGCGGGCCGGGTCGCGCGCCGCCGCGAGACGATCAGCGCGGCTCCCGCGCCCGGCATCACATCCGAGGACGCGGCGCAGGCCGTGCCCGCCATGACCACTCCTGCAAAAGAGGAACCGCGATGA
- a CDS encoding PF20097 family protein, translating to MEAPGRPDRRQLAELTQMEADGHPAARACGKCGGRMERGFAAENSQGSFYPVKWHPGAPDKSWIGTYKVDKKQLRDVMAYRCERCGKIEFYAA from the coding sequence GTGGAAGCGCCGGGTCGACCGGATCGACGACAGCTGGCGGAACTGACGCAAATGGAGGCGGACGGCCATCCCGCGGCGCGCGCCTGCGGCAAGTGCGGCGGACGGATGGAGCGCGGTTTCGCGGCGGAGAACAGCCAGGGTTCGTTCTACCCGGTCAAATGGCATCCCGGTGCACCGGACAAGAGCTGGATAGGAACCTACAAGGTCGACAAGAAGCAGTTGCGCGACGTAATGGCCTATCGCTGCGAACGCTGCGGCAAGATCGAATTCTACGCCGCCTGA
- a CDS encoding class II aldolase/adducin family protein, which produces MATQIKDTKIDCSEAEWQARLDLAACYRIFDHLGWSESIYNHISLAVPDQEGAFLINPFGLLYDEVTASNLVKIDVEGNNIGGSPYMVNKAGFTQHAHFHRELGERANAICHVHTTETMAVCSHEGGLLPTNFYACGFQGQIGYHNFEGVTVRSEEGDRLVDNLGAHSVLMLRNHGPVVMGRTIQQMFMQMWALQRACEIQVATLSMGNPVVVQQDVLDVHQRDLAQMSSQGGAGLFDFEAWKRRVDRIDDSWRN; this is translated from the coding sequence ATGGCCACGCAGATCAAAGACACGAAGATCGACTGTTCGGAGGCCGAATGGCAGGCCCGGCTGGACCTTGCCGCCTGCTATCGCATCTTCGATCACCTCGGCTGGTCCGAATCGATCTACAACCACATCTCTCTCGCGGTGCCGGATCAGGAGGGTGCGTTTCTGATCAATCCCTTCGGTCTGCTGTACGACGAGGTCACCGCATCCAACCTGGTGAAGATCGATGTCGAGGGCAACAATATCGGCGGCTCCCCCTACATGGTGAACAAGGCGGGCTTCACCCAGCACGCCCATTTCCACCGCGAGCTGGGCGAGCGCGCCAACGCGATCTGCCATGTGCATACGACCGAGACGATGGCGGTGTGCAGCCACGAGGGCGGGCTGCTGCCGACCAATTTCTACGCCTGCGGTTTCCAGGGGCAGATCGGCTATCACAATTTCGAGGGCGTCACGGTGCGAAGCGAGGAAGGCGACCGGCTGGTCGACAATCTCGGTGCACACAGCGTGTTGATGCTGCGCAATCACGGACCCGTGGTGATGGGCCGGACGATCCAGCAGATGTTCATGCAGATGTGGGCGCTGCAGCGCGCGTGCGAGATCCAGGTCGCGACGCTTTCCATGGGCAATCCGGTCGTGGTGCAGCAGGATGTGCTCGACGTGCACCAGCGCGACCTTGCGCAGATGAGCTCTCAGGGCGGAGCGGGCCTGTTCGATTTTGAGGCGTGGAAGCGCCGGGTCGACCGGATCGACGACAGCTGGCGGAACTGA
- the wrbA gene encoding NAD(P)H:quinone oxidoreductase, which translates to MARILVLYYSSYGHTAQMAEAVAEGVRDAGGEAVIRHVAETAPQEVAEAAGFQKMEGHTCIGGPDELAEYDGIVVGTPTRYGRMTSQMASFWDQTGGLWQKGALIGKVGAAFTSTASQHGGQETTLWSVLNNLLHMGMTVVGLDYGFDGQMGVDEVHGGSPYGATTIAAGDGSRQPSEIDLSGARYLGKRVAQTAAKLHG; encoded by the coding sequence ATGGCCCGCATTCTCGTTCTCTATTATTCTTCCTACGGACATACCGCCCAGATGGCGGAGGCGGTGGCCGAAGGCGTGCGGGATGCGGGCGGCGAGGCGGTAATCCGCCATGTCGCCGAAACCGCACCCCAGGAGGTGGCCGAGGCTGCGGGCTTCCAGAAGATGGAAGGGCATACCTGCATCGGTGGGCCCGACGAGCTCGCCGAATATGACGGTATCGTCGTCGGCACGCCGACCCGCTACGGTCGCATGACCAGCCAGATGGCGAGCTTCTGGGACCAGACCGGCGGCCTGTGGCAGAAAGGCGCGCTGATCGGGAAGGTCGGCGCCGCGTTCACTTCCACCGCCAGCCAGCATGGGGGGCAGGAAACGACGCTGTGGTCGGTGCTGAACAACCTTCTTCATATGGGCATGACGGTGGTCGGCCTCGACTACGGCTTCGACGGTCAGATGGGCGTGGACGAGGTCCATGGCGGCAGCCCCTATGGCGCGACTACGATCGCCGCGGGGGATGGCAGCCGCCAGCCGAGCGAGATCGACCTGTCGGGCGCTCGCTATCTGGGCAAGCGGGTCGCGCAGACCGCGGCGAAGCTGCACGGTTGA